The Cygnus atratus isolate AKBS03 ecotype Queensland, Australia chromosome 2, CAtr_DNAZoo_HiC_assembly, whole genome shotgun sequence genome window below encodes:
- the TPD52 gene encoding tumor protein D52 isoform X2 yields the protein MDLSEDYKSPFDFNSGVDRNYLYLSPGINLSPPGSPTLTKSGLLRTDSIPEVGEDAAATVGMAETLSEEEQDELRRELAKVEEEIQTLSQVLAAKEKHLAEIKRKLGINSLQELKQNITKSWQDVTSTAAYKRTSETLSQAGQKASAAFSTVGSVITKKFEDVKNSPTFKSFEEKVENLKSKVGGNKPAGGDFGEVLNSAANASATETIAEQTEEETH from the exons ATGGATCTGTCCGAGGATTACAAATCGCCCTTCGATTTCAACTCGGGAGTGGACAGGAACTACCTTTACCTCTCACCCGGCATAAACCTTTCTCCGCCTGGCTCGCCGACACTGACGAAGTCTG GGCTGCTGAGAACTGACTCCATACCTGAGGTTGGAGAGGATGCTGCTGCTACAGTTGGCATGGCAGAAACACTCTCAGAAGAAGAACAGGATGAGCTAAGAAGAGAGCTTGCTAAG GTGGAAGAAGAAATCCAGACACTCTCACAAGTGCTAGCTGCCAAAGAGAAGCACCTAGCAGAAATCAAGAGAAAGCTGGGAATTAACTCCTTACAGGAACTAAAGCAGAACATTACCAAAAGTTGGCAAGATGTTACATCAACCGCAGC ATACAAGAGAACATCAGAAACCCTGTCTCAGGCTGGTCAGAAggcctctgctgctttttcaacTGTTGGTTCAGTCATAACCAAGAAGTTTGAAGATGTCAA AAATTCTCCTACTTTCAAATCTTTTGAGGAAAAAGTCGAGAACTTAAAG TCTAAAGTTGGAGGAAACAAACCTGCCGGGGGAGACTTCGGAGAAGTTTTGAACTCTGCTGCTAATGCCAGTGCCACAGAAACAATTGCAGAACAGACAGAGGAGGAGACCCACTGA
- the TPD52 gene encoding tumor protein D52 isoform X3 produces MEPRREPGLLRTDSIPEVGEDAAATVGMAETLSEEEQDELRRELAKVEEEIQTLSQVLAAKEKHLAEIKRKLGINSLQELKQNITKSWQDVTSTAAYKRTSETLSQAGQKASAAFSTVGSVITKKFEDVKNSPTFKSFEEKVENLKSKVGGNKPAGGDFGEVLNSAANASATETIAEQTEEETH; encoded by the exons GGCTGCTGAGAACTGACTCCATACCTGAGGTTGGAGAGGATGCTGCTGCTACAGTTGGCATGGCAGAAACACTCTCAGAAGAAGAACAGGATGAGCTAAGAAGAGAGCTTGCTAAG GTGGAAGAAGAAATCCAGACACTCTCACAAGTGCTAGCTGCCAAAGAGAAGCACCTAGCAGAAATCAAGAGAAAGCTGGGAATTAACTCCTTACAGGAACTAAAGCAGAACATTACCAAAAGTTGGCAAGATGTTACATCAACCGCAGC ATACAAGAGAACATCAGAAACCCTGTCTCAGGCTGGTCAGAAggcctctgctgctttttcaacTGTTGGTTCAGTCATAACCAAGAAGTTTGAAGATGTCAA AAATTCTCCTACTTTCAAATCTTTTGAGGAAAAAGTCGAGAACTTAAAG TCTAAAGTTGGAGGAAACAAACCTGCCGGGGGAGACTTCGGAGAAGTTTTGAACTCTGCTGCTAATGCCAGTGCCACAGAAACAATTGCAGAACAGACAGAGGAGGAGACCCACTGA